The following is a genomic window from Neodiprion virginianus isolate iyNeoVirg1 chromosome 1, iyNeoVirg1.1, whole genome shotgun sequence.
ATCCGATAGCGAATCCCTTAAACATGATGAGTAGCATTAATTTCAGGCGAATACATAATCAAGTTCAAGATTGTTACTGTAATGATGCGTTTTTACAAAAACCCGTTGCTTCGCATCTTTAGAATATCCTGAGATTCGGTCGATCGTAAGAGAGCATTAAAAACTGAGATTTCGtaaattcaattcattcaGTTATTCTAAAGCTGCAAATTACTAATTCTTGTTTCAACGTTCCGTTACGTGAATGTCACTAACTTGAGCCTTATCATACATTCGTTCATAAACGGCAAGCATTTAATTCCTGTCAGCCGATCGTTGCAAGTTTGcagatttatattcaaattatgttacaacaaaaaaaaaaaaaaaaaattggcggAACGAGAGAAATCATACCAATattaatttctcttctgtAATATTGCCATGCATTGAAAATCATATTGTGTATTACGGAACCTCTATGATCCGAATCAAGGAGTTACACCACTTTGATATTTTCTAggaattgattttttgctaggtttattatttatacgtgtAACAGAGcagtgaatatatttttgtgtTAATGGTATAACCATACTTTGTTGCTTTCACACGTCGCATTATATTTGTACTCCATTTACGTATAGAGTtgacaaaaatatcgttaatttcaacgaaataaTGCTCATACACGTGAAccgatttttaattattaattttttttttttttttgacagcGCACATTTGTATTCCGAAATTTCAGATCCTTTCTCGGATTATACAACGTTCTGACGAAACAAAAGGTAGATTAGGTGACATAGGGGTTCGGATGACGGACGTTCGAGTGAACGAAATTGTACTGTATTACATTTTGATTAGGCTCTGATTTCAATAAATCCACAGTTTGTTCCAAAATCGTTCTCAGTTTTGATTATCCCGCAATATCCGTGCACCTAACGGGAGTGGAATTTTTGtgcaaattataaaaatgcaCATCGTGATTTAAATATTCTTACTCACTTCGTTAGTTAACGAATCACCGGCAAAACAGTAGATGAAGGCAGTCTCCAGCGATCCGATAGCGAAAAGTCCGAACGTTAAGAGACTCGTTCTGCTCGCTTCGTTTTCTTGTAATTCCTAAACCACATTTAGGTGTTGAGGAATTGTTAGTGAAACTCCTGTGGCTTTTTCCAGTGgcataaaattataattttcaacaaagtttCACGAGAGGAGTTCTGCCCGTTTGTTTGGAACTATCACACTGAGTTGGCAAGTTTATTATTTACAGACACATAGATATTTATGATATTAGTCGAGACATTCTAGCATCATAAATTGCTCTTCTTAAAAAAGCTCCATATGTCACAATTTTCTAGTGaaagtttgaataaataatactaTTATTCTGGTACAGCATTAGGAATGAAAATTGCTATCTAATTTGCAATCTGATGATTGTCTATCAAAATACGCCATAAAGATtacattgaaaataatgtcACTTGTGCTTGACGCATTGAAAATTACCCTAGAAGGATACTGTAGTCAATTTTTACGGGGCAGTTTTTGTGATCTCTGTACAATGGTAGCACTAAGCCAGTCCGTGTCTTGGGCATTCGATCATTTATGACGAACAAGCTTAAACTGCCATGCTACATTGACTGGAAACGAGAAAGATTTATCTGTCGCGCACCTTAAACTATACCCACGCGATTCATTCTGTGTATGATCGAAGCCAATGTAAATTTTCGAATACAATTatgtgaaaacatttttggttTATGTGAGTGAGTCGTGGTATTTGGCGTTTCTGAATCACTCAGGGACCATGAGAATAGTAGATTTTAATAACAGTCCAGATAAGTCACAAAGCTAAACTTTACAGTGCACCGAAAATGAATAAGTATAATTAGTTTTCAGTCAATTTCATGTAATATTTCAGAAGTGTTCTCCATAAATCATCGAATGTCAAACGGACGGTCATGTTAAAACATCCGATTCGGAAAATTGTAAGGATATCATTTCGTGGAATGAAAATCGAATACAGCACGCTTTTCATTACTGGTCTCGTAAGTTGTGCGAAATAGATCGGCAAGAAGGAAATATGACTACGGGCTGCTatcagaattgaaaaaatttgctgcGTACATACCATGAGAAATGAACATTCAAGGAAGCAAAGAGCAAGCACACACGCCATTACATGCTGCAGAGCAATGAGACTGTAATATTCCTGCAACGTGGCTGCCACACTAAAATTGAAGAGACATTTTCTGAGAGGTGAGTGAACAAAGGgcttttttaaaacaatagCCAACGCAATTCAACTTACCTCAACAGCACTTGATGACGTTTCACCATTTCTCTCACTttctttttgtaattttgaggATGGCACGGTTCATAGACGATTCCCTCTACGAAAAGTCTGGAAGTGTACGAGACTATTAGTGGGATCCGACTCTTTCAAATGGACAGATGTTATCTATGTTCAATGTTCACACATGCACTTCGTACCTCAGAATCTTTAGTTGACTGCTGAGATGTAGAATCGTAGCAACGAGGAAGCCATCGATTGCGGTTGTCGCGAGAAACGTTGATAGCATACTACTTATTTGAGCGAACACTAGGAACTtgaagtattgaaaatttaacgaacCACACAAAGTTATTTCTTATTACTTTCAAAAGTATGAACCAAATCTATTTTCATCCTAAAGTTTGGTCAAAATTTGCGTTTCATATTTACCTGGATAATATAACTCAATCCGTCGTAATTGACAGGATACCAACTGTAAGGCATCGGGAATATGTTGTCCTTGTTCGGTTTATCATCGCGTCGattgagagaaagaaaagattgTCCCAGGAAATTCACGGTGGCAACAGATGCCAAAATTATGAAAGTGCAGACGAAAAAATTCGTCGTCTTGTAGAAGTTGATGATTATTCGTTTGGAATCCGGTACACTTTTATTGATGAGAGTATCTTTTTCCAAGTTAACCCAATCGTCATCCATGAAATGCATGAGCCTCTTGCACAGTTTTTTACGCCAAGTAAACGTGAACCATTTACAGACAATGAGTATTGTTGGACTCGACATACCCAAGTTGTtgataattttgttcgcgTTATGTCTGAGTACGATGAGACCGCCAACCGAACCGGTGGTTAGATATATTAAACTTGTCGAATGAAAAAACCACAACAGAAGGTGCCAATTCTGATGTCTTTCTCCTGGCCAAATACCTAAATAAATCATGACGTAACGCAAACTATGAATTGCCCTGGTGAATTGATTGCTCAAAATATGGTCGCTCGGTGTGATCATGACTTCGGCCTCGTTCGATATTGAGTTCTGCGCTGTTCTACGATAGAAAATTTTGTCGTTAAAAGACGAAAATTGATGCACTTGCTGCGGAGTTTTGCTGACGACTGACCAAAGCGGTCAGAGTGGGGATTAGAAATACTGTCAATACGAAGAAAGCACACTGCGATCAGGCTATGGCAATGGATATTCCCCGCAGAGATGCATGCGCTATGGGCGAAGTTCATGAATTTTGGATATTCTGCGGCGTGTCTGGCGCACAAGGAATCGGGAGTATCACGGCAAAGTTGAACGTCAGAATCGCACACTCGGATCAAATAATTGCCAATGGGTATTGAAAAGTTGGAGACGACGCGAAGCGTTGAATAAAAAGTAGGCTTTGGCGGAGGGAATGATTTCATGGAGGGGAGACTTTGGTCGTGGTGTGGAAAAACTTGCATCTGGTGGGTAAAGCTGAACACTTTCGATTCTGTTAGGCGTTGTTGTTTCCCCAACTTTGCGCGAGCGCATGGGGCTGATTTCATTGTGCATGCGTAAGTACAACTTCTCTAACTGATGATTTGCTCGCAAAATAAAAAGCATCCAAATATACATTtaattgttacaaaaaaatttaaattgaacCTAACTTCCAACGACAGTAAGCGTTCATTATCTCCTCTTCACAAGCTCATTCGCTGTAGAACGATGAGAACGTGTTAGATTTTCCAAGTTTTGCGCCTTAGTTTCTTGAATCCAGTTACGAAAAAACACATAAATTCCCCTTAATCATTAGATTCAACTTGAACGTTTTCCATCTTCCTCTATTTAATGTATATGCTCATTGTTCTTCTTCCCCGTTCGGGCGAAGGTATCCCTTGACATATTGCATTGCATACTTTCCGACTATTACAAGCTTGAACGACCAAAAAAAGTAATTCAGTGGCTACGATGCTTTGTTCACGACTGACGCATGTTCCTGCACATGGGGATTCCAAATTCTATCGACACGGACAACGCAAATCGAGCCGATCAGTGGCAAGTGATGGCTCCCGCAGAGATACGCGCAATAAGGGTGCTGTGCATGAATTTTATGTGCTGGGTAACATTATTGGCTGGAGGGGTGAGGTTTGGTTTCAGAATCGGCGACTCGGTGCTACTTATTGATTCCAGGTTTGCATTGAAAATTTCGGAGCTTCACAAAGCGGTGAATTAAAAATGGACCGTGGAAAAGGAAATTATACCATCGGGAGTGTATTGTCTCACTGTACAACCTAACATTTTTCGGTATGCAAATTTTCTCCCGCTTACCAGATCAGTAAACATTATCGTTGAGTCGGGGATAAAATGTTTCAAGTGATCGAATTCTTGGTCCTCATTCTTACGAGGACAGCGTTAGCATGCATTCGAAGCGAGATATTCTTTCGAAGACGTATCCGACCTAATTTCATTACAGTTTTGATTGAAAGTATTCGTTTGATAATTACCTGATTAGTGTAACCGCGGTCGCCATTGTGATGATACCAGCTGTAGGGAACAATCAAAGTACGATTCTGATCTGTATCATTGCCGCGATGATTCATGACGGCAAACGAATCGGTCATAAAATTCCCAATAGCAACAACAGCCATAAATAATATGGTGaggataaaaatgtttaagGCTTGGTAGTATTTCGTCATTATTCTTCTTGAATCTCGTACGTTTTTATAAATCATAGTATTGTTTTCCAAGTTGATCCAGTCCTTATCCATAAAATGTACCAGTTTCTTGATCAGTACTCTGCGCCAAGAAAATATCAACCACTTGCTAATAATACAAGTTACGGCGCTTGTCATGCTCAAGTTAGAAATGGTTTTATCCATATCGTGACTAACATCGGCGAGGCCACACAGTAAACCGCAGATTAGGAATGAGAGAGTTGCCAAATGCAAGTACCACAATAACTTGTACAATTTCTCATGTTTTCTTTTTGGCCAAATTCCCATATAAATCATGAGATAACGTAACGCACCAATCGCAGTGATAAACTGATCGCAGAACTCATCACTGCCCTGTATTATTACCGCCTGATTGTCGTTTACCATTGCGGTTATCGCTAATGTCATTTTTGAAAACCCGATTAACCGAACGTCAATGGTCTTTCTGTGACTGAGCTTCGTCTGCGACAGGCCAACGGAACTCAGAGCGTGAGGATGAAAATTGTGCAGGTATGAGTGAGGCAAGCCTTGGTCTGCGAGTGGCGAGTAACAGCCCCTCCAAAGATGCAACGCTTAGGGTTggatttcataaattttatatctGCATTGATGCGACTGGTTTTCCGAGAATTGTAGTCATCGGTAGGGTAAAGTTTCGTACCAGAATTGTACACTTTGTTCAACTAATTGGGAATGTGCATTCGAGAGTTCCAAGTTTGAGGCTACCTAAGCTATtgagcttaaaaaaaaatcgtctcaCAAGTTAAAAATTACTTGATGAAAGGATGACCACGTCACCGCATGGAGCGGCGTGTATATGTACGAATTAGGGGTACGTTTCCACCATAAATGGCTGTTTTTGTACGGAGTCATCTTCCATGCAGAAGGAATCGGATTGACGAATTCTACACAACTCTTTCCACTGACAATCTCCACCTAAAATTAGTATTTATGAGATTATACGTTTAATCGTTGAAGCAACTTCAGAATTAATCTCGACTTTCTTCGGTCACGGAcggatttcaaatattacTATTCATCGTGTCATTCAAAATCGACAGTGAAATTACGTGTTCGGACAAAATTACGCGTTTTGACAAAAACATTATTGTTCGGACAGCAAGTTCGTATaagttcattttcaagttcaGATTTCTCTTTTATCCGAAAAAGAAGCAAAGTAGATCCTTTTACGTTGAAtgtaagtttgcaatatgaaTCGTATACGAGACGAggacgaatattgcaaattgGCAACGCGGAAAAAATCTACGTGACCTCTACAATTCATACGATACTTTGTGTAAAGAAAGCTTTTTTAAAGAAAAGTATCCACCTATGAAGGTTtgattttaaacattttttaaacttagACTATAACACTGTGTACTTTGTCATTTCAGTGGTTTCTAAGTTGCAAAATGAATTTCTGTTGGCAGTTTCCACTTTAATGTACTTGGCGCAAGGTTTTTGGACCGGAGGTGCTTTCAAGGGATATTATATTTCTCTagccaaaaattttcgcgaaaaaaaatgatggcTATAAAACGGTGATACGGTTTTTGCGGGACACGTTGAAGCGACCTTCAATAAGACTTGAATAGAATTTCAATCCTTAAATCACCTCGAAATGCATATGGAACGAAATCCTTGCAAAAGTGCAACCATGTGTCTCGATAAAAGTGATGCctggaaagagaaaaaatacatttcacaCAAACAAGTGAATCCTCTTATTTTCGATCGCAATGACAACAGAATTTCGTATTTTCCCAAcactttttcaagttttttaagCAGGCATCTTtgttttgcaataaatatcGTCTACACCCcgtaattgttgaaaaaaacctAAGGTTCCATTGTAACTTGCGACCTGAATAGTCCAATAGACACGAGTTGCTCTTTTACTAcgtattaagaaaaaaaaaaaatttgagcaaGAAAGTCAATTCGTTACGAAGTTATATTCTTGAATACAAATGAACGTTTATTCATCTCCACAGAAATACATGCTTGCAAATTTAGTGTTCACAACATTGTGCAGTCTAATTCTTGactactaacaataagtattcATAGTCACTAGCTGAAGTCGCATCACCTGTTTTCATTGCTTGGTCAGTTAGTTTGAAACATTCTTGAAGACGCGTACATCGCAGCCCATGATGCGATTTTCTTCTACCAGCGACGGAGGTTGCGCTAAACGTTTTCGAATATCTGTGCAGACATATAAAACATATGCTGAATAACTATGAATATCGATGAATATTCAGGAGAAAGGACTGTGCGATGTAATTTACTGTTTCTACTTtggaaattaaagaaattacCTGTCATCGTACAGAAGCTTGAAATACGATAAACGTGTTTTCTACTCTTGCACGAATTTATCGGTTGACTCGACCATCTTTGGACATGCTCATTGCTCGTAGTGCAGAAAGATATGATGCGATCGATTTAACCATCTGTAAGCATATAGGTATGCGTTCTGATTAAATTATACGAGATCATTTGGTACCGAGGAAACAGAAGCGAACACATTGGCGTCCACACATAGCACGCATTGTATACCTGAAGTTCCGATCGGTCACatttgatcgaaaaataaatttgctgCTAATAATACGATTCGACAATGAATTTACAGACACAGCTTAATCCCTTGCGTTTATCTATCTTCCGACTAATCACCAAATGCTGGTCTCGACAATTTTGATACACGTGTTTTCCGATTTTCCGAGTTTCCACGTAGAAATATTGGAAAACTAATAACAGGATCGTGTTCCCCGGGAAAATTTGCGActgatttcagatttgttttctttcgAACTTATAATACGCAAAATACAGctaaaacacaattttttcttcatcccgAACACGATTACTCAAATTCATCTGAGTCAACCTGGCCGAAAAGTTATCTCATTCTTCAGTTCAGGCAGTTCCCAGATTGACCTTggaaatatattaataatctTGCGACGCCAATGGTCTCAatatgaataaacaaaaatccaaAATCGTGATAGCGCACAAAGAACTCCGGTTTGCAAAACTCCAAAAATGACCATTCaattacgaaaatgaaaagatagACATAGTTAAAGAATACGATTACCTGAGTGTTTAATTAACGAGCCCTCAGTTATTCTTGGCTGagttgaccaaaaaaaaaaatcgaaagtttACCTCAAGCGGTGATAAACTCTAAACTATATACTTTACGCTCAGTGAACTCTAACGACTGGGAAACTGTAAACTCCTTATCCAGGGCATTGGTGGAGAGCGTTTTTTCACACAGTGTGGAGATCTGGGGACTTGGATACACAAACGAAACACAACATCTTATCATAAATCAATATGGTGCTCCCAAGACAACACTGCGCTAACTATGCTATTTGCAACGAAATAGAGTAGTATCCCATTTTGGCAAATATCCTGGAGAAGGCTCTTAACTGGATTACAAAAATAGTCAACAGGAAGGATGAAAGACTTCCGAAAATATGCACAAAACTGATGATTAAACTGATGGTAAGATTGAATATCGGGCAGACCGAtcgaatatttataatatcgcgAATACAAAAGCAGACATACTTATCGCTGattaataaaaagaataaaaataaataaagctTATGGACAGTTGTAGAGTAAAAAACTCCTCCAGTCCAGAATTCTGTCCACTAGTGGCCTTCACTGAGCACAGCTGCTTACATCTAAATTCTCCTATCCATATTATAAGAGTTCTAGCTCAATGTCGACTGGTTTGCAATATCTTCCTTCGATAAAGATTACAGACTACAAGCCGAAACTAAATAACAGCGATTATTGTGAATCATGCGCTTCCAGTCGCTCAGCGAAAATCTCACGCATGTTCTTTTATAATGTCCAAAATATAGCGAAGGCAATGAGCGCATACTTGATTTAACTAATCCCAGCAGTACAAAAGCTCATGGCtaagaattttacaacgaaGTACGACAGACAAAATTACCGATTTATTTAACTATATAATATGTTATGTATCTCAGGCAGAAAACGCGCaaaagtttaaaataatttaagtTTCATACGTACCAAGGGAATGACGAATAGATGTTTGTATATTTATGTCAAATCGACACTTATTTATATACAATGTCTGTCTGAACAAATCAATAAACTTACTTATTTACTCACCACTGTGAAATTTTGCATCGTGAGGGGGAAAATTTCTGCTGCGCTGATTATAATCGGTTGCCATGCTTTGGCCGTTATTATTGACAGCGGGCCTTTGACAAATGAAGTAGCGTTGTACCATTCTGAATTGTAAGTAACCGTCCCGATGACAAGACCCTTGAAAAACATAAGCCCGCCacagttgaaattgaaaatttttataacaattctttgagTTTGTATATTCGTGCATAATACTTGTCGGGGTCGAAAGTGTAAAAGTACCACAAATAACTTTGAAGCGCATTCTAGTACATAGCATAAATCACTGCCAAAACATTCCAACTATACTTCTATTGAATTTCAGGCCAGAAAACTTGTCTTCGTAGTGagttattaaatatataattttgcCACACGTAACGAATTCATTTGAATTAATAAGCTAAAAACAGAGATGAgaataacgaaatttttctgttcCCAAGTCTTTGATTCTTTGATTCTGCATACTTCGTTATACTTACTTGACTAGTCAAACTGTCGCCAACAAAACTgtagatgaaaatattcatcagcCCTACCAGACAGGAAAATCCGTACTTTAGCGCAATCAGTTGATTATCTCCACCTCTTTCTAATTCCTATAAGAGGTAGCATTCCAGTTTTAAAAGGCAGATGAATTATTGTATAAACTCACGCATCAATTAAAAGCTGAAATACACAAACTGAAATTTTCTAACGATGCCCGAGGAGTTGTCGATCGATTAGGTTTCGATTGGCTactatttattgttagtttgAATTCTTCTTAAAATATTAGTGACAATCAGTTCAAGGAAAACAGTGGTTAAGATTCGATTAGACCACTAAGTCCAACGATTCATGAGAAACGCGTTGATTAATTATTCCATTGGTTTTTGCCCTTACTGCTGTCGGCAATATGTATGAGCCATAGTCCGAATATATGgtaattcaaatgaaataaaaattgtgtgCTGACACACAAATGGGTTTCTCGTAAGCGATTAAATcaagaaaattttggaaattttggaaatattcACATCGTTGTCCACCGGATAATACACCAAAATAACAgttaaatcaaaatttcgccACTTGATCGCTtacattcaaatttcaaaattgctCATACGCTTCTAGCATTCCAAGAAAGCTcgtattggaaaaatttattacgtaCCCTGAGAAATGCGTGCGCGTGGAAACAAGTACTGATTAACGAGACAGTCACGCACAGCAAGATAGTTGCACTGAAACATTCTTGTATGTCGTCTGCCACGCTGGAATTTAAAAAGAGTTACCtttactaacaataagactCGATAGTATAAATTGCCTCGAAATGTTCTTCTGAAAACGATGTAAGTAAAAACCTACCTTAACAACACCTGGTGACGCTTCGCCATCTCTTTGACTTTCGTCTTGTCACATTCGTAGTCCATTGGATCATACTTGGTTCGTTCAATAAAATCTCTGAAAAATTACCAATAATTAGAGGGGTAAAATACTTGCCAATCCGTAAACGCTGGACAAGTTATTGCGCATCTGTACGTACCCCAGAATCTCCAGTTGACCGGCAGTGTGCAGAACCGTAATAACGAAGAAACCGTCGACTACAGTGCTTCCGACCAATGCTGATACCATACTTATCATTTGAGCAGCGGCCAGCAGCTtgaatcattcaaattttAGTTTAGAATAAGATCATTGCACGAATGGATTGTCTCTCAATTGTCGTATAGCTAACGGGACGCGCCTCCGGAAAATAGTCGGGATTTTAATTGCGGATCTTGTACGAAAAATGTAAGAATTTGTTTTGTTACTCGTTGACAAATCGGCTTAGCTTTTTTCACTCGAAACATTTCCGTAGGCTATTTGTTATACCTCAATCTTGTTTCTTAAGTTGTCCTTTCTCACGCACTGAATGACTAATTTTTCGCGATGACTATAATTGCTGGATGTACCTAAATCTTCGATCGATCaagtttgacgaaaaatttgaaatcactGATATCGAGTTCCAATCACTAAGCTTGTGACGAATTATCGAAATCGAGAGAGACCATGAAATGCTGAATTTCAGCCTTGTACGTATGTTCTCATTATTGGATCTCGGTATTGATGACTGAGTGTTTGATGAAGCTTGCAAAACTTGAAAGCTGTTCTTACAAGGCCCTAACTTCTTTCATTTTGGCTGCGGCATTTTGTGAACGGAGCAAGATTTCACATTCTCATATGTTCTGAGTCCTGTTCTTGTACTTGAAGTTTCCGTCTGATATCGGCATTAGTTAGTAATTATTCTTAGCTTAAATAATGATTACTCTAATGTCTATTAAACCGATTGAAACACGATTTTCTCGAAACAATCAACAAACGCATATTTTTCGCACCTGACGAAACGTGCACGGTCGATGATAATTTTTGCCGCGAAACCATTTCCAcaccgatattttttcaaatctttgaaatattGGGTAGTTTCATGTGCAATGTATCACGTCTTGGTTGCACCTTCAATTGTGCTCTGACGGATCTGAGATTTTTTGTGGCTATAATcttttcaagaatttcaacaatttaataaatcatatggattttttttcggaacgaccatttgtaaataaattgcTGCGAGACGAATGAT
Proteins encoded in this region:
- the LOC124296918 gene encoding odorant receptor 22c-like isoform X2, coding for MITPSDHILSNQFTRAIHSLRYVMIYLGIWPGERHQNWHLLLWFFHSTSLIYLTTGSVGGLIVLRHNANKIINNLGMSSPTILIVCKWFTFTWRKKLCKRLMHFMDDDWVNLEKDTLINKSVPDSKRIIINFYKTTNFFVCTFIILASVATVNFLGQSFLSLNRRDDKPNKDNIFPMPYSWYPVNYDGLSYIIQFLVFAQISSMLSTFLATTAIDGFLVATILHLSSQLKILRLFVEGIVYEPCHPQNYKKKVREMVKRHQVLLSVAATLQEYYSLIALQHVMACVLALCFLECSFLMELQENEASRTSLLTFGLFAIGSLETAFIYCFAGDSLTNEGFAIGLAIYRCEWYSFTRSANLSLSIAMIRAQKPIEISAAQIFPLTLENFTVIVKAAASYLSTLRAYSMVEA
- the LOC124296918 gene encoding odorant receptor 22c-like isoform X1; this translates as MITPSDHILSNQFTRAIHSLRYVMIYLGIWPGERHQNWHLLLWFFHSTSLIYLTTGSVGGLIVLRHNANKIINNLGMSSPTILIVCKWFTFTWRKKLCKRLMHFMDDDWVNLEKDTLINKSVPDSKRIIINFYKTTNFFVCTFIILASVATVNFLGQSFLSLNRRDDKPNKDNIFPMPYSWYPVNYDGLSYIIQFLVFAQISSMLSTFLATTAIDGFLVATILHLSSQLKILRLFVEGIVYEPCHPQNYKKKVREMVKRHQVLLRKCLFNFSVAATLQEYYSLIALQHVMACVLALCFLECSFLMELQENEASRTSLLTFGLFAIGSLETAFIYCFAGDSLTNEGFAIGLAIYRCEWYSFTRSANLSLSIAMIRAQKPIEISAAQIFPLTLENFTVIVKAAASYLSTLRAYSMVEA
- the LOC124296918 gene encoding uncharacterized protein LOC124296918 isoform X3, which produces MITPSDHILSNQFTRAIHSLRYVMIYLGIWPGERHQNWHLLLWFFHSTSLIYLTTGSVGGLIVLRHNANKIINNLGMSSPTILIVCKWFTFTWRKKLCKRLMHFMDDDWVNLEKDTLINKSVPDSKRIIINFYKTTNFFVCTFIILASVATVNFLGQSFLSLNRRDDKPNKDNIFPMPYSWYPVNYDGLSYIIQFLVFAQISSMLSTFLATTAIDGFLVATILHLSSQLKILRLFVEGIVYEPCHPQNYKKKVREMVKRHQVLLRKCLFNFSVAATLQEYYSLIALQHVMACVLALCFLECSFLMELQENEASRTSLLTFGLFAIGSLETAFIYCFAGDSLTNEIVKAAASYLSTLRAYSMVEA
- the LOC124296872 gene encoding uncharacterized protein LOC124296872 isoform X1 is translated as MSNSSRAKRILDCDKFSDQFVTAIRALRCLMICMGIWPDKKHDKLYYLLRCFHSVGLVFLLSGEVCWLTNVKDDIDEFFATLGVACALFYVLGKWLTFSWQKVLIRKLTKFMDEDWINLENNALIPKSVPDSKRIMMKHYRTLNIYVCTIVLVYIFTAGEFVIDFLVATNHRDNDTNLGNLLPLTHSWYPLDYDRGYTVQLLAAAQMISMVSALVGSTVVDGFFVITVLHTAGQLEILGDFIERTKYDPMDYECDKTKVKEMAKRHQVLLSVADDIQECFSATILLCVTVSLISTCFHAHAFLRDWINLENNTMIYKNVRDSRRIMTKYYQALNIFILTILFMAVVAIGNFMTDSFAVMNHRGNDTDQNRTLIVPYSWYHHNGDRGYTNQVIIKRILSIKTVMKLGRIRLRKNISLRMHANAVLVRMRTKNSIT
- the LOC124296872 gene encoding odorant receptor 67c-like isoform X2, with protein sequence MSNSSRAKRILDCDKFSDQFVTAIRALRCLMICMGIWPDKKHDKLYYLLRCFHSVGLVFLLSGEVCWLTNVKDDIDEFFATLGVACALFYVLGKWLTFSWQKVLIRKLTKFMDEDWINLENNALIPKSVPDSKRIMMKHYRTLNIYVCTIVLVYIFTAGEFVIDFLVATNHRDNDTNLGNLLPLTHSWYPLDYDRGYTVQLLAAAQMISMVSALVGSTVVDGFFVITVLHTAGQLEILGDFIERTKYDPMDYECDKTKVKEMAKRHQVLLSVADDIQECFSATILLCVTVSLISTCFHAHAFLRELERGGDNQLIALKYGFSCLVGLMNIFIYSFVGDSLTSQGLVIGTVTYNSEWYNATSFVKGPLSIITAKAWQPIIISAAEIFPLTMQNFTVVYNACYVWTPMCSLLFPRYQMISYNLIRTHTYMLTDG